From a region of the Pieris brassicae unplaced genomic scaffold, ilPieBrab1.1, whole genome shotgun sequence genome:
- the LOC123719812 gene encoding ribonuclease H-like, with protein MFTDGSKTPNGVGAAWVHIRDGVEVQAKKIKLAPYCTVYQAELAALRSATNHAGALKIKHIDIYSDSKASLEAITHGRSCNPQVVKIRRAIGEAEKRGQKINLHWLKAHIGTPGNERADELAKEAAEKLKTKPEYDKRPLSDVKRQIRRNTLEAWQKRYTKTHTGA; from the coding sequence ATGTTCACCGACGGAAGCAAAACTCCGAACGGAGTGGGTGCGGCCTGGGTGCACATACGGGATGGGGTAGAAGTGCAggcaaagaaaataaaactagCACCATACTGCACGGTGTACCAGGCGGAACTGGCAGCCTTGCGAAGCGCCACAAATCATGCTGGTgctctaaaaataaaacatattgatATATACAGCGACTCCAAGGCTTCCCTAGAAGCTATCACCCACGGCCGCTCTTGCAACCCCCAGGTCGTCAAGATCCGCCGAGCCATTGGAGAAGCGGAAAAAAGAGGGCAAAAAATAAACCTTCATTGGCTCAAGGCGCACATTGGCACGCCAGGGAACGAAAGAGCAGATGAGCTGGCTAAAGAAGCGGCTGAAAAACTCAAAACAAAACCTGAGTATGACAAACGGCCGCTCTCTGATGTGAAAAGACAAATAAGGAGAAACACCTTGGAAGCCTGGCAGAAGAGATACACAAAAACTCACACGGGAGCC